The Papio anubis isolate 15944 chromosome 1, Panubis1.0, whole genome shotgun sequence genome window below encodes:
- the RGS13 gene encoding regulator of G-protein signaling 13 isoform X2 has protein sequence MDCFHILYHQHEKKMIIVYLKLDGPVVYAAYLKMEHSDENIQFWMACETYKKIASRWSRISRAKKLYKIYIQPQSPREINIDNSTRQTIIKNIQEPTETCFEEAQKIVYMHMERDSYPRFLKSEMYQKLLKTMQSNNSF, from the exons aTGGACTGTTTCCACATATTATACCACcaacatgagaaaaaaatgattattgtttatttgaagcTTG ATGGTCCAGTAGTCTATGCAGCATATTTAAAAATGGAGCACAGTGACGAGAATATTCAATTCTGGATGGCCTGTGAAACCTATAAGAAAATTGCCTCACGGTGGAGCAGAATTTCTAGGGCAAAGAAGCTTTATAAGATTTACATCCAGCCACAGTCCCCTAGAGAG ATTAACATTGACAATTCGACAAGACAGACTATCATCAAGAACATTCAGGAACCCACTGAAACATGTTTTGAAGAAGCTCAGAAAATAGTCTATATGCATATGGAAAGGGATTCCTATCCCAGATTTCTAAAGTCAGAAATGTAccaaaaacttttgaaaactatGCAGTCCAATAACAGTTTCTGA
- the RGS13 gene encoding regulator of G-protein signaling 13 isoform X1 has product MSRRNCWICKMFRDESKRPPSNLTLEEVLQWSQSFENLMATKYGPVVYAAYLKMEHSDENIQFWMACETYKKIASRWSRISRAKKLYKIYIQPQSPREINIDNSTRQTIIKNIQEPTETCFEEAQKIVYMHMERDSYPRFLKSEMYQKLLKTMQSNNSF; this is encoded by the exons ATGAGCAGGCGCAATTGTTGGATTTGTAAGATGTTCAGAGATGAATCTAAGAGGCCCCCTTCAAA ccTTACTTTGGAGGAAGTGTTACAGTGGTCCCagtcttttgaaaatttaatggCTACAAAAT ATGGTCCAGTAGTCTATGCAGCATATTTAAAAATGGAGCACAGTGACGAGAATATTCAATTCTGGATGGCCTGTGAAACCTATAAGAAAATTGCCTCACGGTGGAGCAGAATTTCTAGGGCAAAGAAGCTTTATAAGATTTACATCCAGCCACAGTCCCCTAGAGAG ATTAACATTGACAATTCGACAAGACAGACTATCATCAAGAACATTCAGGAACCCACTGAAACATGTTTTGAAGAAGCTCAGAAAATAGTCTATATGCATATGGAAAGGGATTCCTATCCCAGATTTCTAAAGTCAGAAATGTAccaaaaacttttgaaaactatGCAGTCCAATAACAGTTTCTGA